One Prolixibacteraceae bacterium DNA segment encodes these proteins:
- the radC gene encoding DNA repair protein RadC — translation MSNKSNYTYSIKDLALEDRPREKYKLKGAKALSDSELVAILLRSGNTSETAIELAQRILKYYNNNLITLSKSSVKELESFRGVGETKAVTLKAAFELGKRRHIRNSDLVTIHNSEDVNKAIRFELQDLKHEEFWILLLDHQNHILKKHRSSKGGLTSTTVDLRPIIKEAVINSATQMIIAHNHPSGSLSPSQEDIVVTKKINTGLELIDIKLLDHLIITNDSYYSMADHGLI, via the coding sequence ATGTCTAATAAATCGAACTATACCTACTCGATAAAAGACCTTGCACTAGAAGATAGGCCTAGAGAGAAATACAAACTAAAAGGGGCAAAAGCCCTATCCGATTCTGAGTTAGTCGCAATCTTATTAAGATCAGGAAATACTTCCGAGACTGCAATAGAACTAGCTCAACGAATCTTAAAGTACTATAACAACAATCTAATAACACTAAGTAAAAGTAGTGTAAAAGAGCTTGAAAGCTTTCGTGGCGTCGGCGAGACAAAAGCAGTTACTCTTAAGGCAGCTTTTGAATTAGGCAAAAGGAGGCATATTAGAAATAGTGATTTAGTTACCATTCATAATAGTGAAGATGTAAACAAGGCAATCCGATTTGAACTGCAAGACCTTAAACACGAAGAGTTTTGGATATTACTTCTAGATCATCAAAATCACATACTAAAGAAGCATCGTTCTAGTAAAGGTGGATTAACAAGTACCACAGTCGACTTAAGACCAATCATAAAAGAAGCGGTTATTAATTCTGCGACACAGATGATTATTGCGCATAATCATCCATCAGGATCCCTCTCTCCCTCACAAGAAGATATTGTAGTAACGAAGAAGATTAATACAGGTCTGGAGCTAATAGACATCAAATTACTAGATCATCTTATAATAACCAATGACAGCTACTACAGTATGGCTGATCATGGTTTAATATAA
- the rpsT gene encoding 30S ribosomal protein S20, translating into MANHKSALKRVRQSEKKRLHNKYYAKTMRNAVKTLRNTTDKKEATESLPKVVALIDKLAKINVIHNNKAANLKSKLSLHVNKL; encoded by the coding sequence ATGGCAAATCATAAATCAGCTTTAAAAAGAGTACGTCAGTCTGAGAAAAAAAGACTGCACAATAAGTACTATGCAAAAACAATGCGTAATGCAGTAAAAACTTTACGTAACACAACTGATAAAAAAGAAGCAACTGAAAGTCTTCCTAAAGTAGTAGCTTTGATCGACAAGCTTGCTAAGATAAATGTTATTCACAATAACAAAGCGGCAAACTTGAAATCTAAGTTATCTCTTCACGTAAATAAGCTTTAA
- a CDS encoding hydrogen peroxide-inducible genes activator → MVTITQLEYIIAVDNYRHFASAAEKCFVTQPTLSMQIKKLEEYLGVTIFDRTKQPIMPTDLGAKIIDQARNIIAETHKIDEIIKTDKNDISGDLKIGIIPTLSPYLLPLFIGSFTKEYPEVNITIEELYTYEIEKKLKKDELDIGILVTPLKDDEIEERALFYEEMMIYSNKENSFKQDDEIHLNDLNTPDLWLLNDGHCFRNQVINLCKLQQGRQDNHKFKFDGGSLETIIKIVDREGGFTLIPELAGLDLIKSHSDQVLCFSDYTPLREVAVVYTRHYTKRKIIDLIAKKITDSIPKRMRNKDRGTIVEWR, encoded by the coding sequence ATGGTTACAATAACGCAACTAGAGTATATAATAGCAGTAGATAACTATAGACACTTCGCATCCGCAGCAGAAAAATGTTTTGTTACCCAACCGACACTAAGTATGCAAATAAAAAAATTAGAAGAGTATCTGGGAGTTACAATATTTGACAGAACCAAACAACCCATTATGCCGACAGATCTTGGGGCAAAAATTATTGATCAGGCTAGAAATATAATCGCAGAAACACATAAGATCGATGAGATCATTAAAACTGATAAAAATGATATTTCAGGAGATCTTAAAATTGGAATTATCCCAACGCTTTCTCCTTACTTACTACCTCTATTTATAGGAAGCTTCACCAAAGAGTATCCAGAAGTAAACATTACCATAGAAGAGTTGTATACTTATGAAATAGAGAAAAAGCTTAAAAAAGATGAACTAGATATCGGAATATTAGTTACCCCTTTGAAAGATGATGAAATAGAAGAGAGGGCTCTTTTTTATGAAGAGATGATGATCTACTCAAATAAAGAAAATAGTTTCAAACAAGATGACGAAATTCATCTAAACGATTTAAATACTCCAGACTTGTGGTTACTCAATGATGGACACTGTTTTAGAAACCAAGTAATAAACCTTTGCAAGCTACAACAAGGAAGACAAGACAACCATAAATTTAAGTTTGATGGTGGCTCTCTTGAAACAATAATTAAAATCGTAGATCGTGAAGGAGGATTTACACTCATCCCTGAACTCGCAGGATTGGATCTCATTAAGAGTCATTCTGATCAGGTTTTATGTTTTTCTGACTATACACCATTAAGAGAGGTGGCTGTTGTATACACGAGACATTACACCAAAAGAAAAATTATTGATCTAATTGCAAAAAAAATCACAGACTCTATTCCTAAGAGAATGAGGAATAAAGACCGAGGAACCATCGTAGAATGGCGATAA